One segment of Ascidiaceihabitans donghaensis DNA contains the following:
- a CDS encoding amidohydrolase yields MNILPTIDAAKDELVAIFEDLHAHPEIGFTETRTSAIVADKLKSYGVDEVHTGFGGTGVVGLVHGKGGGTRRIGLRADMDALPIDETSNLAYSSKNEGVMHACGHDGHTTMLLGAAKHLCETRDFDGTAVLIFQPAEEGLGGARRMLEEGLFEQFPCDEIYGMHNWPSGQPHTVGVCKGEAMAGAAFFDIHVQGKGSHAARPSDSKDALMIAASLAAEMNTILARNIPAQEVCVLSVTQLHAGAAYNVVPDTATLAGTIRYFKDEIYALAVERMQRLCDGFAVAHDVEIQLDLRNVFDVLRNDATLSDAYIEAATDIVGRDNIIQDLQPVTGSEDFSDMLKVVPGAYCVVGHAGTTALHNPGFVLDKAILPVGASIMARVVERRLAQG; encoded by the coding sequence ATGAACATTTTGCCCACCATCGACGCCGCCAAAGACGAACTTGTGGCGATTTTTGAAGACCTGCATGCCCATCCCGAAATCGGGTTCACAGAAACGCGCACCAGTGCCATCGTAGCGGACAAGCTGAAAAGCTACGGTGTGGACGAGGTGCATACAGGGTTTGGCGGCACCGGTGTTGTGGGTTTGGTGCATGGTAAAGGCGGCGGCACGCGTCGGATCGGGTTGCGCGCTGATATGGATGCGTTGCCGATCGACGAGACATCTAACCTTGCCTATTCTTCAAAAAACGAAGGCGTTATGCACGCCTGTGGCCATGACGGGCACACCACGATGCTGTTGGGTGCGGCCAAACATCTATGTGAAACACGCGACTTTGATGGCACGGCCGTTCTGATCTTTCAGCCCGCCGAAGAAGGCCTAGGTGGCGCGCGCCGTATGCTAGAGGAAGGACTGTTTGAGCAATTCCCCTGTGACGAAATTTACGGGATGCACAATTGGCCCAGCGGGCAACCCCATACAGTCGGCGTGTGTAAAGGCGAAGCGATGGCGGGTGCTGCGTTCTTTGACATTCACGTCCAGGGCAAAGGCAGTCATGCGGCACGGCCTAGCGATTCCAAAGACGCCCTTATGATTGCGGCCAGCTTGGCAGCCGAAATGAACACGATCCTTGCACGCAACATTCCTGCGCAAGAGGTGTGTGTGCTGTCCGTCACGCAATTGCATGCAGGGGCGGCTTATAACGTGGTGCCGGATACCGCGACACTTGCGGGTACAATTCGCTATTTCAAAGACGAAATTTACGCATTGGCGGTGGAGCGCATGCAGCGCCTGTGTGATGGCTTTGCTGTGGCCCATGACGTGGAAATACAGCTGGACCTGCGCAACGTCTTTGATGTGCTTCGCAATGATGCGACCCTGTCCGATGCATATATTGAGGCTGCGACGGACATCGTGGGGCGTGACAACATTATACAGGATTTGCAGCCCGTTACAGGATCGGAAGATTTTTCGGATATGCTCAAAGTGGTGCCGGGGGCCTACTGCGTTGTTGGCCATGCAGGAACGACAGCCTTGCACAATCCGGGTTTCGTATTGGACAAAGCGATCCTGCCAGTGGGGGCTTCAATAATGGCGAGAGTCGTGGAACGGCGTCTCGCGCAGGGGTAG
- a CDS encoding calcium-binding protein, whose product MLYLLTMMGLAAGAAFVGSGGDDEIIGTEDGDRIDGGNGDDTISGKGGDDTLKGGEGDDFVDGNDGDDIVGGSSGNDTLLGRSGDDSLFGGSGNDDIFGGPGDDTVFAGSGDDLTRGGSGDDSIKAFGGDDTIFGGTGNDFINGNSDDDELYGNLGKDTLNGGSGDDMLSGGGWRDLLSGGGGDDELFGGSGHDMLSGGSGNDALHGGGGDDFLNGNDGFDGLYGDAGDDTLVGGDGDVLSGGTGNDMLVVNDGASGNGDGGNDTLISNGSDEVAGGAGDDVISGKGDLALGGEGNDLIEGGSDFDVMDGGAGDDTIYVADNAEISGGSGADAFIADLTAQFDFSNAHITDFNRSEDQLVIVSDQDLSFEDLSFSFDGNGETEVWVGEVNRGQQVATLKDIRSPSSGMFAFVRA is encoded by the coding sequence ATGTTGTATTTGCTAACGATGATGGGCCTCGCGGCTGGCGCTGCGTTTGTGGGTTCGGGCGGCGATGACGAAATTATCGGGACAGAGGACGGTGACCGCATCGACGGCGGAAATGGCGATGACACCATTTCCGGCAAAGGCGGTGACGACACCCTTAAGGGGGGTGAAGGCGATGATTTCGTCGATGGCAATGACGGCGATGACATTGTTGGTGGCAGTAGTGGCAACGACACGCTTTTGGGGCGCAGCGGAGATGATTCACTATTTGGCGGTTCCGGTAATGACGACATATTTGGCGGACCGGGCGACGATACCGTTTTTGCGGGCTCGGGCGATGATTTAACGCGCGGCGGGTCAGGTGACGATTCGATCAAGGCTTTCGGTGGCGATGACACTATTTTTGGCGGCACCGGAAATGACTTTATCAACGGTAATTCCGACGATGATGAACTCTACGGCAATCTTGGCAAAGACACTCTGAACGGCGGATCAGGTGATGACATGCTGTCTGGTGGGGGCTGGCGTGACCTGCTCAGCGGAGGCGGCGGTGACGATGAGCTGTTTGGCGGCTCTGGGCACGATATGCTTTCGGGTGGCTCTGGAAACGACGCGTTGCATGGTGGTGGTGGCGATGACTTTTTGAATGGCAATGACGGGTTCGACGGCTTGTATGGTGACGCAGGCGATGACACTCTTGTTGGTGGTGACGGTGATGTGCTGAGTGGCGGCACCGGCAACGACATGTTGGTTGTAAACGACGGGGCGTCGGGCAACGGGGACGGCGGCAACGACACGTTAATCTCAAATGGTTCCGACGAAGTGGCTGGCGGCGCAGGTGATGATGTAATCAGCGGCAAAGGCGATTTGGCTTTGGGCGGTGAAGGCAACGACCTTATCGAAGGCGGTAGCGATTTTGATGTCATGGATGGTGGTGCAGGTGATGACACGATTTATGTCGCGGACAACGCAGAAATCAGCGGAGGCAGCGGTGCAGACGCGTTTATTGCCGACCTGACTGCACAGTTCGATTTCAGCAATGCGCACATCACCGATTTCAACCGCTCCGAGGATCAGCTTGTGATTGTCAGCGACCAAGATTTGAGCTTTGAGGATCTGTCGTTTTCCTTTGATGGCAACGGCGAAACCGAAGTCTGGGTCGGTGAGGTTAATCGTGGCCAACAGGTCGCCACTTTGAAGGATATTCGGTCTCCGTCGAGCGGCATGTTTGCCTTTGTAAGGGCCTAA